CGGCGGGTCTTTTTCCAGAATCTCCGTCACCCACCGTCTGTAAATGAGCGGCATACAACATGTCCTGTACCAGGACCCGGCCCATTGCAGGAAATTATGGGAAAGCCTGTGGCCCGGACGGGTTCTGTTCGATCTGTGGCCGGTCAGGTGGTGCTTTCACAAAGCTTTTGACCGGCCCCTGGCGTTTCATGTGGCTGAACAGGCCGGCCGGCCCGTGGGTCTGCTGGCCTTATGCAGAAATGATGATGCCGGCACGTTTGTCCAGTTTCCCGGAGAAACCTGGCAGGGCCGGACCTGGCTTGAGCAGAACCGGATTATCGCGCAATCTCCGGAAATCCTGGAAACGCTTCTGGATGCCGTGCCGGGGCCCGTGGATCTGCGGTACATCAAATACCGGACCGGTATGAATCCGACGGGCCTGCTGGCTCCGGACGAAACCCGGTATCTGTTTTTTCCCGCGTCTTTTGGATTTGACTTTCATACCTACTGGCAGTCCATACCCGGTAAAACCCGGAAAAAACTGAATGCAGATATCCGCAAACTGGAAGCCAGGGATGTCTGCATCTCCCAAGGCACCCTGTCGGATATGGCCCAGCTGTTTCAAATGAATGTGGCGGCATTCGGGCAGGATGCCTATTTTCACGATGCCCGGTTTCTTCGTTCATTTGAACTGCTGGCGGAATTTTTCAACAAAATGGGACTGCTTCGCATGACTTGTGTGCACATCGCAGGCAAACTGGCGGCCGTGGACATGGGGGCCGTGTGGAAAGACACCTATACGCTTTTGGCCGGCGGCACCCATCCGGAATTTCCCGGTGTTGCCAAGCTCATCAACCGGCATCATCTGCAATGGGCGTGCACCCGACACCTGAAATACGTGGATTTTCTGTGCGGGGATTTCAACTGGAAACAGCGGTTCCGGCTGACGTCTGTTCCCCTGTACCAGATTACCACCCATACCATGCTTCAGGAGTCCGGCATTCATGCAGACCACGGACACATCCGCTGTGCATAAGACACCCACAGTGCTGGTGGTGGGCACCACGGCCGATTACATTGAATGGATCCGGACCCGGTATCCCCATGAGGCGCTTTTTATCACAGCCCCGCATGTCCGGCAGACAGCCCGGGAACCCGTGCCGGAGCCATCCGAAGAACTGGTATGGGACCTGTCAGACACCGCTTCTCTGATTCAGGCGTTGACCGCTCACATGGACACCTATGCTCAGACACCTGATGGTATCGCCTGTTTTGACTGTGAATCCATGGTCACGGCGGCCCGGCTGGCCAGGGCTTTGGCGCTTTCATATCCTGACGAATCCGCTATTTTGAACTGCCGGGACAAACGGATTGCCAAGCAGATATGGCAGGCCAGTGACATTCCCTGCCCCCGGGTGTGGCCGGTTCACCATATCGATGATGTGATGCCCATTTTTAAAAATGTCACGGCCGGGCTGGTGTTGAAACCGGTCCGGGGCAGCGGCAGCGAACTGGTATTTCAATGCCGGAACCCCAAAGAAGCGGAAACCGCGTTTCACACGATGGTTTCCGGCCTGGAAAAAAGAAAAGAACACCCCTTGTTTGCCCATCCGGATCATTTGATTCTGGCCGAAGAACGGATATGCGGGCCGGAATACAGCGCGGATTTCATTCTCACCAAAACCGGTCTGACCCTGATCCGGGTGGCCCGGAAAATCATTCCCGCAAACATGCCCTTTGGCACGGCGGCCGGATATGAGGTTCCCGGGAACCTGCCGTTGCAGGTGCCCGTGGAAATGGTGACCCATATTCTTGAAAAAGCGGCCCGGGCCCTGGGTCTTGACACGGGTATCTGCATGGTTGATTTTGTGATCAAAAACAACCGGCCCTATCTCATAGAAATGACCCCCCGTCCCGGCGGCGACTGCCTG
Above is a window of Desulfotignum balticum DSM 7044 DNA encoding:
- a CDS encoding ATP-grasp domain-containing protein — encoded protein: MQTTDTSAVHKTPTVLVVGTTADYIEWIRTRYPHEALFITAPHVRQTAREPVPEPSEELVWDLSDTASLIQALTAHMDTYAQTPDGIACFDCESMVTAARLARALALSYPDESAILNCRDKRIAKQIWQASDIPCPRVWPVHHIDDVMPIFKNVTAGLVLKPVRGSGSELVFQCRNPKEAETAFHTMVSGLEKRKEHPLFAHPDHLILAEERICGPEYSADFILTKTGLTLIRVARKIIPANMPFGTAAGYEVPGNLPLQVPVEMVTHILEKAARALGLDTGICMVDFVIKNNRPYLIEMTPRPGGDCLPWLLDISGNLDILKLALDVARNRPWNPCDYQFSPHMAIRIHAKKSGILQSIDARQLASEPRVKQIHLIRQPGHEIVLPPDDYDSWFLGHVIFDTYGWHFPETRCSLLARHLEIEIR
- a CDS encoding GNAT family N-acetyltransferase; amino-acid sequence: MSGIQHVLYQDPAHCRKLWESLWPGRVLFDLWPVRWCFHKAFDRPLAFHVAEQAGRPVGLLALCRNDDAGTFVQFPGETWQGRTWLEQNRIIAQSPEILETLLDAVPGPVDLRYIKYRTGMNPTGLLAPDETRYLFFPASFGFDFHTYWQSIPGKTRKKLNADIRKLEARDVCISQGTLSDMAQLFQMNVAAFGQDAYFHDARFLRSFELLAEFFNKMGLLRMTCVHIAGKLAAVDMGAVWKDTYTLLAGGTHPEFPGVAKLINRHHLQWACTRHLKYVDFLCGDFNWKQRFRLTSVPLYQITTHTMLQESGIHADHGHIRCA